One segment of Echeneis naucrates chromosome 15, fEcheNa1.1, whole genome shotgun sequence DNA contains the following:
- the LOC115055359 gene encoding cell wall protein RBR3-like isoform X4: MAAVLFRRGAGLCFRGIHRELCRVAWRPQVALFSSKPTDGKLPQRTHITRPAKASSSPPSASSVKASTATPGDSSFPKNTGLTSITAPTSPPPKLPSSTDSKTLSQQLPLGITHGVTAAGVRTTSASPPTSTECTSSGPEAAKVQHQTEVENKAEGLPAAPSLPLSAHMNAEAAAGGPLMERTTEPSAETRLPPVEIKASVQAPAATTVDASPEKAQAQSLDLGVVNLLYTTRAEGAGEATVEAKADAVAQAVQTNSSDSLSATVEPLLKSEASVDACPPQSPGTAEPSMESKVEDLSHAALIQIAHKSEVLPLNTDVESTAESEAESSSGKADRSEQMTSESITLHSAHSKSPATGKTSSSSPLPVGVKGDSLRSEEKATQEQALTLESVTLAEVTAEVGNLETEVLQETSNVLEKEADAEEKEQRVDVKTIVEDIVSEDAADAEILTLDSISEASEAIEGKTSVVLEATFGSEQGLTRPPDILKLAPQDEMISQEAERESREEEGNALEAMSPAVTLAEAEACSGTMENKSLSEISAYPEKEAEILVGESRSGVKELKSDGVIEDQEYESVPLAKGDGQFEPGSAHTAAVGADDVTVSPTQKEVLLGQELVEEGTQTEVSGIEKDLDPVQRLFLEKIRDYNNIHRGPVEADPDYEKCLAEEVAKLQRLYGGGDLSSFPQFTFTGERDTESPTWTSTTNDP, encoded by the exons CTCGACCTGCCAAAgcctcttcctcacccccctCTGCCTCCTCAGTGAAGGCCTCCACCGCAACTCCAGGAGACTCCAGCTTCCCCAAGAATACTGGACTGACTTCTATCACTGCACCAACATCCCCTCCACCTAAACTACCATCTTCCACAGACTCAAAGACTCTTTCTCAACAGTTGCCTCTTGGTATTACTCATGGCGTCACTGCTGCTGGTGTTCGTACCAcctcagcttctcctccaaCCAGCACAGAGTGTACATCATCGGGGCCAGAAGCAGCAAAAGTACAACACCAGACCGAAGTAGAAAATAAGGCCGAAGGACTCCCAGCTGCCCCTTCACTGCCTTTATCAGCCCACATGAATGcggaagctgctgcaggaggaccTTTGATGGAAAGGACAACAGAGCCATCAGCTGAGACCAGGCTTCCTCCTGTAGAAATCAAAGCTTCAGTTCAAGCGCCAGCAGCAACTACAGTAGATGCTTCACCTGAGAAAGCCCAAGCTCAAAGTCTCGATTTAGGAGTGGTTAATCTCTTATACACCACAAGAGCTGAAGGTGCAGGAGAAGCTACAGTAGAAGCTAAAGCAGACGCAGTAGCTCAGGCTGTACAAACCAACAGCTCAGACTCACTCTCCGCAACAGTCGAGCCCTTATTAAAAAGTGAAGCATCAGTAGACGCCTgtcctccacagagtccaggcACAGCAGAGCCCTCAATGGAAAGCAAAGTTGAGGACTTGTCACACGCTGCCTTAATCCAAATTGCTCACAAATCTGAAGTTTTACCTTTGAACACTGACGTAGAATCTACAGCAGAGTCTGAAGCAGAGTCATCCTCAGGAAAGGCAGACAGGTCTGAACAAATGACTTCAGAGTCTATAACGTTACATTCTGCACACTCCAAAAGCCCTGCCACAGGAAAAACAAGTtcatcctctcctctgcctgtGGGAGTGAAAGGAGATTCTTTGCGTAGCGAAGAGAAGGCAACTCAAGAACAAGCTTTGACTCTGGAATCTGTAACTTTGGCGGAAGTGACGGCTGAAGTTGGGAATCTTGAAACTGAAGTTCTGCAAGAGACAAGTAACGTGCTTGAGAAAGAAGCTGATGCtgaagaaaaagagcagagggtGGATGTGAAGACAATAGTAGAGGATATTGTTTCTGAGGATGCAGCAGACGCTGAGATTTTAACTCTAGATTCAATCTCTGAAGCTAGTGAAGCAATAGAAGGCAAGACATCTGTCGTGTTAGAGGCAACGTTCGGCTCTGAGCAAGGCCTGACTCGGCCGCCTGACATTCTGAAACTGGCTCCACAGGATGAAATGATCAGtcaagaggcagaaagagagtccagggaggaggaaggaaatgcTTTGGAGGCCATGTCTCCAGCTGTAACACTGGCTGAAGCTGAGGCCTGTTCGGGAACTATGGAGAACAAGTCTCTGAGTGAAATCTCAGCTTATCCGGAGAAGGAAGCTGAAATCCTCGTTGGAGAGAGCAGGTCGGGGGTGAAGGAATTAAAGTCTGATGGGGTGATTGAGGATCAGGAGTACGAGTCTGTACCTCTGGCTAAAGGTGATGGTCAGTTTGAACCAGGATCAGCCCACACAGCGGCTGTAGGAGCAGATGATGTTACGGTGTCTCCCACCCAGAAGGAGGTGCTGCTGGGACAGGAGCTGGTGGAAGAAGGAACACAGACTGAAGTCTCAGGGATTGAAAAAG ATTTAGATCCAGTCCAGAGACTCTTCCTGGAGAAGATCAGAGACTATAACAACATTCACAG AGGACCAGTGGAGGCAGATCCAGATTATGAGAAATGCCTGGCAGAGGAAGTGGCCAAGCTCCAAAGACTGTACGGAGGAGGAGACCTGAGCAGCTTCCCTCAGTTCACCTTCACtggtgagagagacacagag agCCCAACATGGACCAGCACTACAAATGATCCATGA